DNA sequence from the Cydia fagiglandana chromosome 12, ilCydFagi1.1, whole genome shotgun sequence genome:
CGTGGCTACATTGCATCGTCAACATCTATAACAACATCGAAACCATCCAATCATACGCATTTGCACATACCTATAACGTAAAGGCTCCAGTGCCCGACACAGCGCCAATAATTGACATTTTCTATCATGGTCAGCAATAAAGTTGACTGCAAGGTGTCGAATATTGGGTCTTAACATGTCGATAAATGGGGTGTTACGTTACCTACAATCAAATATGTACTTACGTTAGTCTAATGGAGAGCCAAGGTGCTCGTAAATATAATAGTGAACACGCCTATTTTGTCAAATATGTATGAGCACCTTGTCCGCTCCGATACCTATATGTGTGCCGACTTTACATTTTTCATCTTAGTGGTTTGCCCGTGTTTGGGTTGAGATGGTAATTGAGGACTGCTGAGACACGACAACCTTTATCCAGTGATGTGAATATattatatagtctgtcaagcaaagtgtgtcagtagcaatgtacagCAAAGTGAAGTAGGGCATCACTCAAAGagcagtattgcgctaagacAAGCAGCAATGTAAATCGAACCAAAACATGTAATTATCATAACCTCAAATTTTCCAAATATTTACGATCAACGAGCACGATTGTACACTGTAGGCACCTCGACTTTGCTTAAGTTCatgcacaatcttatttaatatagtaTACATATTGGTATTTGATGGCAACAGCAGAAATTTCTCTTGAAATAGTAAcaattcagaatgtaaacaaacaagatggctgtcattcactatacacagataaaacacagatgataCTCGATTTTGGAATTATTGGAAAACAGTGTtataacccgcgatttttcaaatttgccacctttagctactgacaagatttgcttgaccatgtattatttaaaacataatttgaCATTACGTTTTGTTCGCAGGTCACAGCCCATTCCGGATGACTCGTCCGGAAAATCCGGAGCCAAGTTCTATCAGAGTTACGATCGGCTGTTTATCCTCAAAACCCTGACTTCAGAGGAGGTGGAGAGGATGCACTCCTTTCTTAAACATTACCATCCGGTAAGAAAACATCCCGGACAACATTTTCCGGAAAGTCCTTAAGCGGGTTTTCCACCGCGAACGAGTAATGAGCGAGAGATGGCTAAGCGGAGCGGACTTCgttgttaaaaaataggtttgCGTTTCCACCAACAAAGAGTTTAGTTGTTTGATTCCCACCGCAAAAGAGAAATGAAAAAGAGGAATGAGTGGAGCGGGCTGAACGGAAAATGAGAAATAGAAAATGAATAGTCAATTTCCACAGAGAGCGAGTTCAGTTGAAGTTTTGAACTGGTCGACCACACAGTCGTGTTTGAACATGATGTCGAGCGATACGGAATCAAGTGATAGCGATTACGAGTTTTTATACaagaagaaaaaatacatattgtTGTATATAAAACAGAGAAACAAGCGCCAAACGAAGATTTTGGTTATGCCAGCACATTCGAGAAAGAACACTGAAGGGGGAATATAGGCTATTCAACGATttgccaaaaaacacgactcaTCAGTCATTCAGCTATCACAGCAATATGAAAGCGCGCTCGgtgccggcggcggcgggggaGGGAGGGGCGGAGACAGCAACGAGTCCTTTTCAAACTAGTCGGCCGGACCTTGACGCAGCGGGCTCATTTCAACTAGTTGACTCGCTCCGCTCACCTCTTTGCCTGTGGAAACGCGCCTATGTAATTTACCATTGCGAGTTGACCGGACTCCGTAATGACACCGCTCCGCTCTCACGAGCTGAGCGAGCTCATTTCAACTCTTTTTGCTCATTTTGTCATTTCCGCTCGACTATTTGTTGGTGGAAACACAAGTACGTAGTTTAGTCTTGCGAGTTAAACTAAGTCCTTAATGAGTCCGCTCCGCTCGCGGTGGAAAACCCGCTTTatataagttcgcctttgtacttccattgctgtaatttattttgtaaacccgtgttgtgtacaataaagtgattactactactactagtccAATACGGATACCACCagtttgaaactgacatattcaCTAGCCGCTAGTGACTAGCGTgagcgtaacttactttctatgcatctcgctcgtactggcatattagtgcggacgttagcgaatatgtcagtttggCACTGCTAAGTAAGGGTCCCCCCATATCTAGCGtatttcgagcgtcggcgtctacaactatatggccgctgctcgacgcaacgtcgacgcaactgcgcagcgacgtcattttccatagtgctgaccagacgccgacgctcgaaagacgctagatgtgggggagCCCTAAGGCCCTCAATTCCCCTGCGTTTATTTTTGcgattttttaattgtattttcaACTATTCATCCATATGTTATTATCCCTTCGAAAGGTAAGATAATGTTAATCTGAGAGTGGTATCCAGCTATCAATTTTTCCACGAATGGGGCTCTAACAATAGACAGGTGatatggttatcattttatatgTAAATTCGCGATAAATTGATGCATTTCGGATAACTAATATCTAATCTTGACATTCTCATGACTCTATTTTTAATCCAGGATAAACAAAGTTCACTTGATGCGATGTTAAATAAAGATGCCTAAACAATAAACATCACCTTACACAAAGTGATTTTTGCCATTATGGGTCGAGAATGTTGTGTTTGTGACAGGAAATCGCTTCGAATCACTGATTTTTTTgaagaaaaataatattgtgTTATAATGTAAGATCCTTTGTGAAAATTTAGGACGGTTTATCACTGGTAAATATTGCCTGAGACTAAAGCAATGTCCAAAATTTAAATCGTTTATTATTATCGGGAAACATAactaaccaaatacaaaaccgcctggatctttcactgaacgacctgactttaacctacattatttgatcatgtaacgTTTGCATCTACCCTAAACTGGTTTAAGGatccatttgagggtagattttgtttactcttttaaatacctaaagatacagactataggtaaCTACTGCAAGTAAAAACAAGCTGAGGGATATCACCCCTTGACCGCTAAAGACATCAAATAATCTACTAAGTACTTACCAACTAGATAAGTAAATAACCGCAGATGTTAAGTGATACGTTGGTTTATCTGCTAGCCTTTTAATTCGATCCTAatataaaaatgccgtttgtttCCAGTACATAGTGGAGCGGCATGGCAAAACGCTCCTGCCACAATACCTGGGCATGTACCGGCTCACTGTTGACGGCATCGAACACTACCTCGTCGCCACGAGGAACGTCTTCTCCAACCACCTCAACATACACAGGTACTTGTCAGttagtaagaaccaggaaacctacactcatccttttcttttgggtgctagtacgaccgaccgcttaaataagtcctcgcctgcgcggtacgggggcgacggagAGGGACGACGTGCGGGgccggggaaggtgcgggcgccgtacgcgGCAAGCGAGGAcgcatttaagcggtcggtctatagtgtaagacaaagatagtatgattctgtctatgattgaaatgagacagtcctttgaaaaactatacagggtgatcaatccaaatgggtcagtatggagaagtcagaaactataagagatagcgaaatctgttcttaggaaccatggcgtcgattttagatttaataatattcTTTATGTAATCGCGTGTAGTATTTGTATTGATGGCAACTTcgaaacgatgcgtgataggccccacctatcacgcatcgctcgaccaaatatcatagaggggcccgagacaaaacaagctaaattaaaaaaaaacaaaatggccgactttttaaattttttcaagttggtccgagcgcgctgagatttggtatgcggcgagcctgggggcccaaaattacaatgtcaatttttttttttaaatccaaaatggcggcggacatgggcaaagtcaaatttccaagtaagTTAAAGCGAGCCCGAAAGGCGAGGTttaggccgggaggccgaaggccgaccccggcggagggccgaaggcccggagcctccaccccgactcccaaagacaaggccgaaggccgagctgcgtgaatgcggtgcttcCACGCGTTCTACCAACAACGATTCTTGATGAGCGAAGCCGACGGGCCGAATgcctctaacgccttgacaatagaggcgtgttcagatatttgtgagcgccttgaccgctccgatatatctgatggcgactgtacacgcgTTGAGCGCACCGGGCGCAACCAGAATGAGCTGACAATCGTTGATCATGTGAcatttcgtagcatctgtcagcCCGATATAGGTGGCGGTTAATAAAATCTACACATAGTACTACCTACTACTCGTAGATTTTAATTCCTTTATGATTCAACCTTGTATTAACTTCTAACTTTATTTCGCAGAAAATACGATCTCAAAGGCTCAACAGTGGACCGCGAGGCGTCCGAGAAAGAATTGGAAAAGGAACTGCCCACTCTCAAAGACAACGATTTCATAAAACAGGGCGTTCGTATCGACATAGGGGACGCAGCGAAGGATAAGCTTCTTGAAACGCTTACGGCAGATGTCGAGGTAAGACATGTATTCCCAAGTGTCCCCGCTTTAACAAAGGGGGGGACTGGTGGGAAATGGTTGGAAAAGGAACTGCCCACTCTCAAAGACAACGATTTCATAAAACAGGGCGTTCGTATCGACATAGGGGACGCAGCGAAGGATAAGCTTCTTGAAACGCTCACGGCAGATGTCGAGGTAAGACATGTATTCCCAAGTGTCCCCGCTTTAACAAAGGGGGGGACTGGTGGGAAATGGTTGGAAAAGGAACTGCCCACTCTCAACGACAACGATTTTATAAAACAGCGACATAGGAGACGCAGCGAAGGATAAGCTTCTTGAAACTCTCACGGCAGATGTCGAGGTAAGATTGGATGTATTCCCATGTGTCCTCGCTTTAACAGAGGCGGGGACTGGTGGGAAATGGTTGGAAAAGGAACTGCCCACTCTCAAAGACAACGATTTCATAAAACAGGGCGTTCGTATCGATATAGGAGACGCAGCGAAGGATAAGCTTCTTGAAACGCTTACGGCAGATGTCGAGGTAAGACATGTATTCCCAAGTGTCCCCGCTTTAACAAAGGGGGGGACTGGTGGGAAATGGTTGGAAAAGGAACTGCCCACTCTCAAAGACAACGATTTCATAAAACAGGGCGTTCGTATCGACATAGGAGACGCAGCGAAGGATAAGCTTCTTGAAACTCTCACGGCAGATGTCGAGGTAAGACATGTTGTATTCCCAATTGTCCCCGCTTTAACAGAGGCGGGGACTGGTGGGATATGGTTGGAAAAGGAACTGCCCACTCTCAAAGACAACGATTTCATAAAACAGGGCATTCGTATCGACATAGGGGACGCAGCGAAGGATAAGCTTCTTGAAACCCTCACGGCAGATGTCGAGGTAAGATAGGGgtcgtgcacaaatcacgcgatggggggagggggttcacgaaaaactcacgatagatcacgttgggggaggggggtataaggaaacctcacgtgtatttttctacagtaaacaaaactaagaaaaaaaaaccaaccaCATGAGTAAAtaccttttctcggtttcgttaaacataaatcttcactctgcacttcaaaatagcgaatgtatttaacgaaaatagaaaaataaacaatattttctacatacaacactatttatcttaaaattaggtcgaatgaaaaaaaatcaaaaaaatacacgtgaggttgcgtcccgggaggggggggggggggtagccaaaaacctcaccaaatatcaccaagggggaggggggtcaaaaagtagccaaaaataactcgcgtgatttgtgcacaaccccaatATGATGGATTCTTAACTGTCCCCTCTTTAACAGAGGCGGGGAACTGCCCACTCTCAAAGACATCGATTTCAAAAAGCAGACCGTTCATAATGTCATAAAAGATGTGGCGAAAAAAACTTAAATCACGTGTCGTTCCAGAACGTGCATTATTCACACTTCCACGTACTTTGCTTTtatgacgaccagtctggcctagtgggtagtgacgcTGCCTGTAAAgctgatggtcctgggttcgaatcccagtaagggcatttatttgtgtcatGACactgatgacacagatatttgttcctgagtcatggttggtttctatgtatttaagtatatatttatacaggttggaaaggcacgacgatccttcccggaagtattaggtcgtttaagtgatgcagagcagattggtaatggtaagaatcgttaattgagtaaaaaataaaaattccaaattttctactttttaactgtggtgataaccctatagcatgtgcacatgacggctagattaaggatctccgtcgggaaagctcgggactttacgcttttttccgatcgttgacagaatcgcactgatgtatgaatgacgcataaatgacaaataaatcaaatgaatgcaaaaatattacaaacaattttattactttcttagataattactttttgccaatatttaacactattttctcttcacatacggtgttcaaatgtacctccgtgtcttataatgtacgccgcagcccgcacccgagcccgcgcacattgcccatgcgatagggtgtgctcttcgtcattttttctccgcagattgtcagaagcagcaattagcctttaatgtctcatttcgtccgcagtttcacattccgtttggtacaccatgtcttttacacagccccacaaatttaaataaccacgagcatctaacaattatttgaagaatatgacattagataagtaaaaagttcaatgacaatttaatttcaaacatcagacgtcttgtctatttcctaccacgcaagaaggtttgttagttaggtatttaagaagtatttattctttatttattcttagtatttcatttatGCAAGTTCATTTGGTGCAAATAACAAccaatttgtaattttttattattttagatagtttccaattattcgaaaataattttgtgaaccgtgttaagaaactaaaatctTTTTATCAGTAAAGggaaccagagatatttataagacgattgcgtacttttgagtggttgtcaatgtcaccatttgaactgtcgttgtaaacaatgttgtggttagtattattaatattaaggaataacataactacttcattcaagtattgaacaagtggaaccactaagaaagcgaaaatcctgcaacgatttttaccgtgttgtaagcagacctaagaattGTCTAACCAACAAATTAACATAATTTCCTGTCGTGtactgattgtttacaagtaagttcattgaccctgtcacctgttagggttagaacaaagtagttttttgcacggatgtttaaaaggccataatttagaaacggttgcccatattaacatagtttctatggagaaaatatagagcttaggctaaacaatcccccttttgcggaaaggatcgtcgtgcctttccaccctgtatattatatatgtatatcgttgtttgagtacccacaacacaagccttcttgagcttactgtgggacttagtcaatctgtgtaagaatgtcctataatatttatttattatgataaAATCCCCAAAAAGAACCTCGATCACCCGTTTCTACTAATTTCGTTGTTGATAGTGATGAAAAAAATATCATGAAAGTTCTGAATCTATTTACCTTATCTATTATATTTGTCCACAGTTTCTAACAAAGCTCCACCTGATGGACTACTCCCTCCTCCTCGGCATGCACGAGTGCGGTCGCGGCGAGGCCGAGGCGGAGGCCGCGCAGCAGGCCGAGCAGGACTCCGAGCCCGAGTCCGAGACGGACTCCGACACCGACAACAGGCACGGGGACAGGTACTGTACCTGACTACTGTACTGTCTCCTCCTCGGCATGCACGAGTGCGGTCGTGGCGAGGCCGAGGCGGAGGCCGCGCAGCAGGCCGAGCAGGACTCCGAGCCCGAGTCCGAGACGGACTCCGACACCGACAACAGGCACGGGGACAGGTACTGTACCTGACTACTGTACTGTCTCCTCCTCGGCATGCACGAGTGCGGTCGTGGCGAGGCCGAGGCGGAGGCCGCGCAGCAGGCCGAGCAGGACTCCGAGCCCGAGTCCGAGACGGACTCCGACACCGACAACAGGCACGGGGACAGGTACTGTACCTGACTACTGTACTGTCTCCTTCTCGGCATGCACGAGTGCGGTCGTGGCGAGGCCGAGGCGGAGGCCGCGCAGCAGGCCGAGCAGGACTCCGAGCCCGAGTCCGAGACGGACTCCGACACCGACAACAGGCACGGGGACAGGTACTGTACCTGACTACTGTACTGTCTCCTCCTCGGCATGCACGAGTGCGGTCGTGGCGAGGCCGAGGCGGAGGCCGCGCAGCAGGCCGAGCAGGACTCCGAGCCCGAGTCCGAGACGGACTCCGACACCGACAACAGGCACTGAGGCAaagaaaattttattgtaatagAGAGGTAAAGAGAAAACGTGGCGTTTGACATCCGAAACCGGTGCTGTACTGCGCCATATGTTTGTGGTCACTGAATCGTCAAACGTCAGCTTTTGACGATCAGAGTTACCGCAAAATCTATGGAGCTGTGAAGcacctgtcaaattcgaagcacggAATTGTTTTAGATTTTACGCATATTACTCCAGCTAAATGTATCTTTGTCTGAGGTAACCTAATTGGTCGCATGCAATTTCGTACTTGAAAGTTATACTTgacatatcgtcaggtgacaagcaaaactcacttaTTACCACCACAatttcatagccatagtgaactaTATTAGTAgtattagtactaaaagaaagtcgatttttgtttaattttttttttagtaattaaaatGGGGTTGTGTGCGATAACTCAGGTTAAGCTAATCAGCCTGATATCGCGGACGGGAAGCTGCGAGTTTACATATGTGTGTAATGTACAGATGGGGCTTCACGACGCCGCCGGACAGCCCGCGCGGCGCCGGCCCGGGCGGAGTCGGGCGGCGCGCACTGTACGCGGGCATCATCCCCGAGATCGACATCTACGCCATCCCCAGCCAGGAGGGTGAGATACCTATATTATTCGCATGTTCGCTAGTTCTCTTGATATTATGACGGGCAAAGCTGAGAGCCAGAGGACTCGCGGCAGACCACCCGCTAGATAGAGCGCACAAATTACTACACCGTTGCATCTACATCTGCAGGAAGCCGTAcatatggcgggtgacagaagcctatggaagagactggtcagcaactttaggacatgatgtcacgatcctcagcattgagggaacgactgatgatgatgatgatgatgttcacTAGTATTATTAACCGCCTTCATTcattccggaggtcgcgggttcaaacccgctcggctcgtaccaatgggtttttcggaacttatgtaagaaatatcagttgatatttatcagtcgcatttcggtgaaggaaaacatcgtcagGAAACCGGGCAAATCCCAATAAGggctagtttcccctctgggaaAAGGTCAGAAGGCAGTCGCTTCCGTAAAACCTAGTGCTTTCGTCAAATCTTGGGATTAATTGTCGAGCTGACCCCATGAGCATTAATTGATAGCAAAACTCACCATTAATATTCATTATAGGCAAACCTTGGCTTATCGTTGATACTTGGTGATTCGGTGATACTCCGTGTTCCGTACGAGACCCACAGCGACATCTCTGGTCGGAGCAACTCAGTTGCGTATGTCGCGTCACACATATCGCGGCCAATACGGAGCTCTATATACGCCTTCGTCACCCTACGTCACGATATATTGTCCCCCTCTACCCCAATATCCTCGAATAATGGACACGTAGATTAAGCTTTTAGAATTATAAGAGTAAGCACGTTAAATTTCGGATTTTTATTTCACCATCCAAGAAAAGGTCGAACTCTCAAAAATACGCAGCGCCTAGTCACGAACATATTGATCCTTCTTCGCCAAATATAATCAACGGTTTCTTCGCCAATCGTTGAGTACGAATTGAGAGGCCATTGAGAAGCAGCACCTTTGGAAGAGAAAGCGCATCGACATTTCTTCTTGGACGGAAGGCACGTATGCAGCACGAAGACACCCAAGGACGCGCAAATTTGGGAAACTGCGGATAGCTGTAGGACGAGAACTGGACATCCAACGATTTTAAACGCGCATATTTCGGTACGGACATCCAGCCACCCTATACCTAACCCCCTTTGTCTTCAGTTGCTTAATACCGTGCTTAATCAATTCCAGTGAGCCCGTGACGAGTAATTATTACGTGACCGGTATTGGGACTCCTTTTCGCCGCTACCTACACAACGCGGAGTTGCATCAGGGTCCAAAGTCCACACGTGAGTACTCCAGCTTTCTATACTAAACCTAACCAAAATGGGACTAGGTGATACTGTAGTACCAAATACTAGCAAATCACGCGATAAATCGCCAGCTAGGGTGATCTGTGATGCCGCGATTGAACCTCAAGTTCGCGAATTGGTCAAAAAACGTGGCATTATAAAGGCTAGACTCACAAAGTTCGCAACCCACATTCAAAGCTGTAGCGATAATTTAGACGCTTTAACTGAGCCttgtagaataaatttaaaactacgCATACAAGGAGCAGAGACCCTGTACACTGAATTTAACGATATTCAAACTCAAATCGAAGCGAATGTTTTCGAATCGAATCTCGATGACCAGTTAACGCAACGAGAACAGTTTGAGGATAGTTATTTCACTGCGCAGGCCCTCGCCGAGTCTATTTTAAGTCAATTTAATAGTACAGCAAATAAAAGTCCCACTGTTTCGCAAAACACAACAATGAAGGCAATTAAGCTGCCAGTTTTATCACTTCCCTCTTTTGACGGCACGTATGAAAACTGGCTCGCATTTAGAGATATTTACCTATCACTAGTTCACAATTCGAAGGATCTCTGTGACATCCAAAGGTTCCACTACCTAAAATCATCGCTGACTGGTAGTGCTTTGTTAGTAATAGAAGCGCTCGAACTAACGTCAAGTAACTACGCGGTGGCATGGGATCTCCTTCTTAATCGCTACAATAACAATAGGTTATTAATCCACAATCACGTCAAGGCATTATTTACGCTTCAGTCGCTGCCTAAAGAATCGCACATACTTATTAGAAAGTTAATTGACACAACACTAAAAAATTTACGCGCTTTGAAAGTCCTAGGCGAACCTATATCGTCATGGGACACTCTGATCATTTACATCTTGGTGTCAAAGCTCGATAAAACCACTGAACGCGAGTGGGAACAACATAAAAGTAGCCTTACGAGTGGCGACACTCAGATGAAGATTAAATTGGatgatttatttcaatttttaagAAACCGTGCAGATATGTTAGAAACATTGCAGGCATCACATTCACAAAGTACGAGTATACGCGATAAGTACGAAGTGAACAAAAAACATATCACTCCTAGCTCCACTCATAACTACAACAATAACAAAGTGCACTGCAATGTTTCTACCAACAGCAAACCACAAAAATCACAGCAAAAACCAAAATTCCCGTGCCCTATGTGTAAAATGAATCATCCACTTTATTCCTGTGTCAAATTTCTTGATACTAACTACGAATCTAAACTTAAGTTTGTTGCCGACAACAAGTTATGCACTAACTGCCTACGAGCGGGTCATTCCGTAGAGTCATGCGTATTCGGCCCGTGTCGCAAGtgtaataataaacataattcaATTATCCATCCTCCTAGTGATGAGTGCACTCGCGTCCCTGCCCCCGCTGACGTCACGGCCCCCGCT
Encoded proteins:
- the LOC134669437 gene encoding phosphatidylinositol 5-phosphate 4-kinase type-2 alpha is translated as MSVPSTGLSKLKKKHIRVKHQKVKLFRANEPLLSVFMWGVNHTINELSHVSIPVMLLPDDFRAYSKLKVDNHLFNKENMPSHFKVKEYCPLVFRNLRERFGIDDLDYKESLTRSQPIPDDSSGKSGAKFYQSYDRLFILKTLTSEEVERMHSFLKHYHPYIVERHGKTLLPQYLGMYRLTVDGIEHYLVATRNVFSNHLNIHRKYDLKGSTVDREASEKELEKELPTLKDNDFIKQGVRIDIGDAAKDKLLETLTADVEFLTKLHLMDYSLLLGMHECGRGEAEAEAAQQAEQDSEPESETDSDTDNRHGDRWGFTTPPDSPRGAGPGGVGRRALYAGIIPEIDIYAIPSQEGAPKKEIYFVALIDVLTHYGVKKQAAKAAKTVKYGSNVDGISTCDPEQYGKRFIEFVAKAIEGN